The Chryseobacterium geocarposphaerae genome window below encodes:
- a CDS encoding KTSC domain-containing protein produces MPSSVVNHYLYFPKTEILRIIYQSGAVYDYYKVPAEISEKFKTARSKGQFLNYVIKPKFKFKKIK; encoded by the coding sequence ATGCCTTCAAGTGTAGTCAATCATTATCTATATTTCCCGAAAACTGAAATATTAAGAATTATATATCAGTCAGGAGCTGTTTATGATTACTATAAGGTTCCGGCAGAAATATCTGAGAAATTCAAAACAGCAAGATCAAAAGGACAATTCTTAAACTATGTCATTAAGCCAAAGTTTAAATTTAAAAAGATTAAATGA
- the ruvC gene encoding crossover junction endodeoxyribonuclease RuvC — protein sequence MSAEKIILGIDPGTTVMGFGLISVKKGKMEMVSIHELLLKKYPNHETKLKYIFDKTLALIDEFHPDEVALEAPFYGKNVQSMLKLGRAQGVAMAASLYRNIPITEYSPKKIKMAITGNGNASKEQVAGMLQNLLKLKEFPTKYLDASDGLAVAVCHHFNSGTLTDTKSYTGWESFLKQNPDRLK from the coding sequence ATTTCAGCAGAGAAAATAATATTAGGAATTGACCCCGGAACTACGGTTATGGGATTTGGATTAATTTCTGTGAAGAAAGGAAAGATGGAAATGGTTTCTATCCACGAATTACTTTTGAAGAAATATCCTAACCATGAAACAAAGCTTAAATATATTTTTGATAAAACCCTGGCTCTGATTGATGAATTCCATCCTGATGAGGTAGCTTTGGAAGCTCCTTTTTATGGCAAAAACGTCCAGAGTATGCTAAAATTGGGAAGAGCTCAAGGAGTTGCTATGGCTGCAAGTCTTTACAGAAATATTCCTATCACAGAATATTCTCCAAAAAAAATAAAAATGGCAATTACCGGAAACGGAAACGCAAGCAAGGAGCAGGTTGCAGGAATGCTTCAGAATCTTCTGAAGTTGAAAGAATTCCCCACAAAATACCTCGATGCTTCCGATGGTTTGGCAGTAGCAGTCTGTCATCATTTTAATTCCGGTACACTTACGGATACTAAATCCTATACCGGATGGGAAAGTTTTTTAAAGCAAAACCCGGATCGGCTGAAATAA
- a CDS encoding DUF4252 domain-containing protein has protein sequence MKKIIIIFALAFSHFFNVYGQKDKLDQLFDKYQEVEGVTSIKIAKPMFGMLNNLDLGDAELDQIKPLLSKINGLKVFIAEKPQDGNSVKGQKLDQISKDISSYLSNLNYNEIMTMNSNGAKIKFLSAEEKNGILDDLLLSIDSGGEENILVKLDGKLSMNDINKLISSTETKINPVTNTRNNITSDITSSYLNGEARNVGEFSGIQVSTGVNVVFKQESPTNIKVIADADKLQYIITKVENGVLKVYVDNKGQKNLKFKNISVNVSSPRMDNIKTSSGSTFTTVNAVKENNMVIDASSGSIVKGKFMISNNTTVEATSGSDIKININSKNFTFKGSSGSNTTFEGQTGIASFDMSSGALCNAENLKANMADAESSSGSSLSVNVTDKLKAKASSGGIIKYKGNPEITSDISKTSGGALKQIN, from the coding sequence ATGAAAAAAATAATCATAATATTCGCACTGGCCTTCTCACATTTTTTCAATGTGTATGGGCAAAAAGATAAACTTGACCAGCTTTTTGACAAATATCAGGAAGTAGAGGGTGTAACTTCTATAAAAATTGCAAAACCGATGTTCGGAATGCTGAATAACCTGGATCTTGGTGATGCGGAACTGGATCAGATCAAGCCTTTATTATCAAAAATTAATGGTTTGAAAGTATTTATTGCGGAAAAACCTCAGGATGGAAATTCTGTAAAAGGGCAAAAGCTAGATCAGATCAGCAAAGATATTTCGTCTTATTTAAGCAATTTGAATTATAACGAAATCATGACCATGAACAGTAATGGTGCCAAAATAAAATTTCTTTCAGCGGAAGAAAAAAACGGAATTCTGGATGATCTGTTATTAAGCATTGATAGCGGAGGTGAAGAGAATATTCTGGTGAAGCTGGATGGTAAATTGTCTATGAATGATATTAATAAACTTATCAGTTCGACGGAAACGAAAATCAATCCTGTTACCAATACCCGAAACAATATTACTTCAGACATTACCTCTTCCTATTTAAACGGAGAAGCCAGAAATGTCGGTGAATTTTCAGGAATCCAGGTGAGTACTGGTGTAAATGTAGTTTTTAAACAGGAAAGTCCTACTAACATTAAGGTCATTGCAGATGCAGACAAGTTGCAGTATATCATTACTAAAGTTGAGAACGGGGTGTTAAAAGTTTATGTTGATAACAAAGGGCAGAAAAACCTGAAATTCAAAAACATCAGTGTAAATGTTTCTTCGCCAAGAATGGATAATATTAAAACTTCTTCTGGATCAACCTTTACAACAGTTAATGCTGTGAAAGAAAATAATATGGTGATTGATGCATCTTCCGGTTCTATAGTGAAAGGTAAGTTTATGATTTCAAATAATACAACGGTGGAAGCAACTTCCGGATCCGATATTAAAATTAATATCAATTCTAAAAACTTTACTTTCAAAGGATCAAGCGGTTCGAATACAACTTTTGAAGGGCAGACAGGAATAGCAAGCTTTGATATGAGCAGTGGAGCTCTTTGTAATGCTGAAAACTTAAAAGCAAATATGGCAGATGCGGAATCTTCATCGGGGTCTAGTCTTTCTGTGAATGTTACTGATAAATTAAAAGCAAAAGCATCTTCAGGAGGCATCATTAAATATAAAGGTAATCCAGAAATCACATCCGATATCAGTAAAACCTCAGGTGGGGCTTTAAAGCAAATTAATTAA
- a CDS encoding DUF4407 domain-containing protein, with translation MKKTQSIINQTDYKINWFQKFLMICSGGNIHILRKTPSEWNKFSGIGGIVLFTAVFATLSAGYAMFTVFDNIWTAIGFGILWGLMIFNLDRYIVSSIKKTGTWWNQILMAIPRLVLATFLGIIISKPLELKIFEKEVNKQLNTIIQRNKKQLQGEMNGRILQQSGPFETEKKQISEKIAQYQKSYDSASVELEKEILGTKTGLTSGKVGFGSNAKRKQELKEQRRQDLENYQKQVAPRLEYLDKEISKVYTNLETERKSTETFEDKFNGFAARLQALDELGRNSAIIGLAASFIMGLFICLEISPVLVKLISHIGPYDHLLEKTENDFRLYAKEKIEKGNAVTDFRIDDFKNKLGE, from the coding sequence ATGAAAAAAACACAATCAATTATAAATCAAACCGATTATAAGATCAATTGGTTTCAGAAATTTCTTATGATCTGTTCTGGTGGAAACATCCATATCCTAAGAAAAACACCCAGCGAATGGAATAAATTTTCAGGAATCGGTGGAATAGTTCTTTTTACTGCTGTATTTGCTACCCTTTCTGCAGGTTACGCTATGTTTACTGTATTTGATAATATTTGGACAGCCATTGGATTTGGTATATTATGGGGGCTGATGATTTTTAATCTCGACCGTTATATTGTTTCATCCATAAAAAAAACAGGTACATGGTGGAATCAGATATTAATGGCTATTCCCCGTCTTGTATTGGCAACTTTTTTAGGTATTATCATTTCAAAGCCATTAGAACTTAAAATTTTTGAAAAAGAAGTCAACAAGCAATTGAATACCATTATTCAAAGAAACAAGAAGCAGTTGCAGGGAGAAATGAACGGACGTATCCTGCAACAAAGCGGACCTTTTGAGACCGAGAAAAAACAAATCTCTGAAAAGATTGCTCAATATCAAAAATCTTATGACTCCGCCTCAGTAGAACTTGAAAAAGAAATTCTTGGTACCAAAACAGGTCTTACCAGCGGAAAAGTAGGTTTCGGGAGCAATGCCAAACGTAAACAGGAGCTAAAGGAACAAAGACGGCAGGATTTAGAAAATTATCAGAAACAGGTTGCTCCAAGATTGGAATATCTTGATAAGGAAATTTCAAAAGTTTATACTAACCTTGAAACAGAAAGAAAATCAACTGAAACTTTTGAAGACAAATTCAATGGTTTTGCTGCAAGACTTCAGGCTTTGGATGAGCTGGGAAGAAACTCAGCAATTATAGGATTAGCAGCCAGCTTTATTATGGGTCTTTTTATCTGTCTCGAAATCTCACCGGTTCTGGTAAAACTTATTTCACATATTGGGCCTTATGACCACCTTCTTGAAAAAACCGAAAATGATTTCCGATTATATGCTAAAGAAAAGATAGAGAAAGGAAATGCCGTCACTGATTTCAGGATTGATGATTTCAAAAACAAACTCGGAGAATAA
- a CDS encoding zinc-dependent metalloprotease: MKKTLLYGFTLFSLSLTAQQQNKICGFDEELALQDRQNPGMRQAFEKIVKKIKEEKASNPSMASAKLVNGVYEIPVVVHVIYPTGAAVGTTYNKSDADIQAWIERANQMYAGTYAWPASGVPADFGQSAVFPIRLVLAKRTPNCTSTNGIIRYDGGSLSGYNTSGMAYQTANGANRTAIKTLAPHWPEASYFNIYIISTFDGNTSPNSGLMGFAAFPNNLDANYESFMKSGVVTNAHDTTFAHEFGHAMGLYHTFQGGNYAASPGAADYCPPTTGVCDEDDDGICDTERAGSGYLLWPVPTNSSINPCTSTNYQGVQYNMMNYSNSVAQKFTAGQGESIDNYFMIFRSSLTTSKGATPLPATPVPSIVPIAATCNPTGIANPGNFLAGPTAVKLGDINNESPGYWQAHANYYIDYTLNGCLANVHTSLVVNQQQTVTVEFLKATTADQSIRVWIDYNNNGTFEASELVASGNNVAAGAGGFGTFTANFTPPSTAVMNTPLRMRVLTDMSSPSSYSPCGQLGYGQVEDYSVTLVTNLSTSEVKTDNDDLVIYPNPVISGDNVFIKAKNGKDLKVSILDMSGRLIANPSVTGEGKDVYKINQQLEKGVYMIQVSNGKNSKTSKLIIK; this comes from the coding sequence ATGAAGAAAACATTACTTTATGGTTTTACGTTGTTTTCGTTATCATTAACGGCTCAGCAACAAAATAAAATCTGTGGTTTTGATGAAGAATTAGCCTTGCAGGATAGACAAAATCCTGGAATGAGACAGGCATTTGAAAAGATTGTTAAAAAAATTAAAGAGGAGAAGGCCAGCAACCCTTCTATGGCATCGGCTAAATTAGTGAATGGTGTTTATGAAATTCCTGTTGTTGTACATGTTATTTATCCTACTGGTGCTGCTGTTGGAACTACTTATAATAAATCTGATGCTGATATTCAGGCGTGGATAGAGCGAGCAAATCAAATGTATGCAGGTACTTATGCTTGGCCTGCTAGTGGTGTGCCGGCGGACTTTGGACAATCTGCAGTTTTTCCAATTAGATTGGTATTAGCGAAAAGAACACCGAATTGTACATCAACTAATGGTATTATCAGATATGATGGAGGTAGTTTGAGTGGTTATAATACATCTGGAATGGCATATCAAACAGCTAATGGAGCTAATAGAACAGCTATTAAGACTTTGGCGCCACACTGGCCTGAAGCTTCTTATTTTAATATTTATATCATCAGTACATTTGATGGTAACACCTCTCCTAATTCAGGACTGATGGGGTTTGCAGCCTTTCCTAATAATCTTGACGCAAACTATGAATCTTTCATGAAGTCAGGGGTTGTTACAAATGCTCATGATACGACATTTGCCCATGAGTTTGGACATGCTATGGGATTGTACCATACTTTCCAAGGTGGGAATTATGCAGCTTCTCCTGGAGCAGCAGATTATTGTCCTCCAACTACTGGGGTATGTGATGAAGACGATGATGGAATTTGTGATACAGAGAGAGCGGGTAGTGGATATTTACTTTGGCCAGTACCAACTAATTCTTCAATTAATCCATGTACTAGTACTAATTATCAGGGAGTACAATATAATATGATGAATTATTCTAATTCTGTTGCTCAAAAATTTACAGCAGGGCAAGGGGAGAGTATAGATAATTATTTTATGATATTTAGAAGCAGTTTAACAACCTCAAAGGGAGCAACGCCTTTACCTGCAACACCTGTTCCGTCAATTGTACCGATTGCTGCTACCTGTAATCCTACCGGAATAGCTAATCCCGGAAATTTCTTAGCAGGACCTACTGCGGTTAAGTTAGGTGATATCAATAATGAGTCACCGGGGTATTGGCAGGCTCATGCAAATTACTATATAGATTATACCTTAAATGGTTGCTTGGCTAATGTGCATACTTCTTTAGTTGTAAATCAACAACAAACCGTAACAGTAGAATTTTTAAAGGCTACAACAGCAGATCAATCTATTAGAGTTTGGATTGATTATAATAATAACGGGACATTTGAAGCATCTGAATTAGTTGCATCAGGGAATAATGTAGCTGCCGGAGCAGGAGGTTTTGGAACTTTTACAGCTAACTTTACTCCTCCATCAACTGCTGTAATGAATACTCCTCTTCGAATGAGAGTGTTAACCGATATGAGTAGTCCTAGTTCTTATTCGCCTTGTGGACAGTTGGGATATGGCCAAGTAGAAGACTATTCTGTAACATTAGTAACAAACTTAAGTACAAGTGAAGTTAAGACTGATAATGATGATTTGGTTATTTATCCAAATCCAGTAATAAGCGGTGATAATGTATTCATTAAGGCAAAGAACGGGAAAGATCTAAAAGTTTCTATTTTGGACATGTCAGGAAGGTTAATTGCTAATCCATCTGTAACAGGAGAAGGAAAAGATGTTTACAAAATAAACCAACAACTTGAAAAAGGAGTGTATATGATCCAGGTTTCAAATGGAAAAAACAGTAAAACATCTAAGCTAATTATTAAATAA
- a CDS encoding PadR family transcriptional regulator has protein sequence MKKNSLYKGTLQNIILKLLSKEVKMYGYQITQRAKELTEGELEMTEGALYPLLHKLEADGIITSEVQEINGRNRKYYLLTDKGKKQQALQENEMKSYLFNLKTIFDI, from the coding sequence ATGAAAAAAAATAGTCTCTATAAAGGAACACTCCAGAATATTATTTTAAAGCTGCTTTCAAAGGAAGTTAAAATGTATGGTTATCAAATCACACAGCGTGCAAAAGAGCTTACGGAAGGAGAATTGGAAATGACGGAAGGTGCGTTGTATCCTCTCTTGCACAAATTGGAAGCGGACGGAATTATTACCTCTGAGGTGCAGGAAATCAACGGCAGAAACCGAAAATATTATCTGCTTACGGATAAAGGAAAAAAACAACAGGCATTACAGGAAAACGAAATGAAAAGCTATCTGTTTAATCTTAAAACTATTTTTGATATATGA
- a CDS encoding 2'-5' RNA ligase family protein, with translation MYFIAIYPPQSIIEEINGFKKDLAINFANSKALKNEAHITLCPPFDREAELENDIHEAFQKINTDLLPFEVILNGFGSFPNPKNPVLFVQPEENENLRQLQLNVKEKFNFRKYSFNPHLTVGYRDLTYENFIKAWGIYQNKSYKTKFLVDKILLLRHDGKWIPIAEKMLTGK, from the coding sequence ATGTACTTCATAGCCATCTACCCTCCTCAAAGCATTATTGAGGAAATTAATGGCTTTAAAAAAGATCTGGCCATTAATTTCGCCAATTCTAAAGCACTAAAAAATGAAGCTCACATTACTTTATGTCCACCTTTTGACAGAGAAGCTGAACTTGAAAATGATATTCATGAAGCATTTCAGAAAATCAATACAGATCTTCTGCCTTTTGAAGTCATATTGAATGGTTTTGGAAGTTTTCCCAATCCGAAAAATCCCGTTTTATTTGTACAACCCGAAGAGAATGAAAACTTAAGGCAACTCCAGCTGAATGTTAAAGAAAAATTCAATTTCAGAAAATATTCTTTTAATCCTCATCTAACCGTAGGCTACAGAGATCTCACCTACGAAAACTTTATAAAAGCATGGGGAATCTACCAAAACAAATCTTATAAAACTAAATTTTTAGTTGATAAAATACTTTTACTTCGGCATGACGGGAAATGGATTCCGATTGCAGAGAAAATGCTCACCGGAAAATAA
- a CDS encoding DUF4252 domain-containing protein — translation MKILKNIFLIIGTMFLMQSCIVSSGRGNMVYFSDSGNDFKGARFTSINVPMFIAKPVIKKALREEGKDNDEIIKLVKKVSKIKVLTVENGDRAMLKDFANYLNNNNYEDWATIKHDGDNVNIRVKQKDDVIKNMLITVNSDKELVFVDVKGSFTADDISKMIASAADK, via the coding sequence ATGAAAATACTAAAGAACATTTTTCTGATCATTGGTACGATGTTCCTGATGCAGTCATGTATCGTTTCTTCCGGAAGAGGAAATATGGTTTATTTTTCGGATTCCGGGAACGATTTTAAAGGAGCGAGATTTACAAGTATTAATGTACCCATGTTTATTGCAAAACCTGTAATTAAAAAAGCATTGAGGGAAGAAGGGAAAGATAATGATGAAATAATTAAACTGGTCAAAAAAGTTTCCAAAATAAAAGTATTGACAGTAGAAAATGGAGACAGGGCTATGCTGAAAGATTTTGCAAATTACTTAAATAACAATAATTACGAAGACTGGGCAACTATAAAGCATGATGGAGATAATGTGAACATTCGTGTAAAACAAAAAGATGATGTTATCAAAAATATGTTGATCACGGTAAACTCCGATAAAGAATTGGTTTTTGTAGATGTTAAAGGAAGCTTTACCGCAGATGACATTTCTAAAATGATTGCTTCGGCGGCGGATAAATAA
- the guaB gene encoding IMP dehydrogenase: protein MSIHNKIVETAITFDDVLLVPSYSEVLPNQVSLKSRLTDKITLNVPIVSAAMDTVTEADLAIALARVGGLGFIHKNMTIAEQAAQVNRVKRSENGMISDPVTLSKDHTLAQAKETMAKYKISGLPVVDAENTLIGIITNRDVKYQENLDMKVEEIMTKDNLITSDKNTNLEKAKEILLKNRVEKLPIVDADNKLVGLITIKDIDNQLEYPNANKDKNGRLIVGAGVGVGEDTLDRIAALVQAGVDIIGIDSAHGHSKGVLDKISEIRKAYPDLDIVGGNIVTAEAAEDLIKAGANVLKVGVGPGSICTTRVVAGVGVPQLSAIYNVYEYAKTKNVAVIADGGIKLSGDIVKAIASGAGAVMLGSLLAGTDEAPGEEIIFQGRKFKTYQGMGSLSAMKRGGKERYFQSEAKKFVPEGIEGRVPSKGKLEDVIFQLTGGLRAGMGYCGAKDVEALQKDTKMVMITGSGLKESHPHDVIITQEAPNYSL from the coding sequence ATGTCTATTCATAACAAAATTGTAGAGACAGCCATCACTTTCGATGACGTGCTTCTAGTCCCTTCTTATTCAGAAGTTTTACCTAATCAGGTTTCATTAAAATCAAGACTTACCGACAAAATTACGCTCAATGTTCCTATCGTTTCTGCTGCAATGGATACCGTTACAGAGGCTGATTTAGCAATTGCTTTAGCGAGAGTTGGAGGTTTGGGTTTCATTCACAAAAATATGACGATTGCGGAACAGGCTGCACAAGTAAACAGAGTAAAACGTTCTGAAAACGGAATGATTTCTGATCCTGTTACCCTTTCAAAAGACCATACTTTGGCACAGGCTAAAGAAACAATGGCTAAATATAAAATCTCCGGTCTTCCCGTTGTAGATGCTGAAAATACATTGATCGGTATTATTACAAACAGAGATGTAAAATATCAGGAAAACCTTGATATGAAGGTTGAAGAGATCATGACGAAAGATAATCTGATCACTTCTGATAAAAATACAAACCTGGAAAAAGCAAAAGAAATCCTTCTTAAAAACAGAGTTGAAAAGCTTCCTATCGTGGATGCTGATAATAAATTAGTAGGATTGATTACGATTAAAGATATCGACAATCAATTAGAATATCCAAACGCTAACAAAGACAAAAACGGACGTTTAATCGTTGGAGCGGGAGTTGGAGTCGGAGAAGATACTTTAGACAGAATTGCTGCTTTGGTTCAGGCTGGAGTGGATATCATCGGAATTGATTCTGCACATGGTCATTCAAAAGGAGTGTTAGATAAAATTTCAGAAATCAGAAAAGCATATCCGGATTTGGATATTGTTGGAGGAAATATTGTAACGGCTGAAGCTGCTGAAGATTTGATCAAAGCTGGAGCAAACGTTCTTAAAGTAGGAGTTGGGCCGGGTTCTATTTGTACAACAAGAGTAGTTGCAGGAGTTGGAGTTCCTCAGTTATCTGCCATTTATAACGTGTATGAATATGCTAAAACTAAAAATGTTGCAGTAATTGCTGACGGAGGGATTAAGCTTTCAGGAGATATTGTTAAGGCAATCGCGAGTGGAGCGGGAGCAGTGATGTTAGGTTCATTATTAGCAGGAACTGATGAAGCACCGGGAGAAGAAATCATTTTCCAGGGTAGAAAATTCAAAACCTACCAGGGAATGGGAAGTCTTTCTGCTATGAAAAGAGGAGGAAAAGAAAGATACTTCCAAAGTGAAGCTAAGAAATTCGTTCCGGAAGGAATTGAAGGAAGAGTGCCTAGTAAAGGAAAATTGGAAGATGTTATTTTCCAGTTGACAGGAGGACTTAGAGCCGGAATGGGATATTGTGGAGCAAAAGATGTTGAAGCTTTACAAAAAGACACTAAAATGGTAATGATTACAGGTAGCGGATTGAAAGAATCACATCCACATGATGTGATTATTACTCAGGAAGCTCCGAATTATTCTTTATAA